The DNA window TTTCCAACCCCTCATCTGTCAAGATGAGAGGTTTAGTAAGAATAACATTTCTTGCATGAGGCCCATTGTTAACGGAGTCAGGAAACACAGCTGAGGTTACTTTGCGCATTTTGCATTAAAATTAACTGCGTTCGATCAGTTAATTAATCTTGCACATGGCTTTGAAATGAAATATACGCACAACAGGAGAAACTAAGTCGGAGCGGGAGCAGGcacgacacaaacacagaccagtgggacaaaagagaaaaactgtGCAGTTACCTTTCCCAACATTCTTTTTGGTAGCTGACGAAGGAGAGGGAATCATAGGTAATTTCAACTCAGCACGATTTGACTCAGTCAGAAGGTAGTGGGACTTATAGGCATATGAACTTAATATGGTGTCAGTAAGGTCTTGCACTAACAGCCCTACAcaagacacacaggaagagACGGGTGTGAGCCGCAGTCAAACTCGGAAAATTAGCCAAAAAGTCacaaaaatgaagagaaagacCAAACATGCGTaatgtgtctctctctctttctctcccacacacacagaagaattAAGTAAAACAAAGTTTGTCCCCACACAACGTGACCAAACAGTGCACTCCTCTTTTAACCTTTGTCATTAGAAACAATGATATTGTGTGCGTTTGACATTGTCTGCATCAAGTGACACCGTTTTTAAAGTGGAGTGCAGTGTAACAGCCAGAAGAATTCATAGTATTAGTATTGtggtggaaaacaaacattttattatACAGCACTGTGTGAACGACAACGTCAAAGACAAAACACgaaagataaaaataaacacaaaatcaaaacacaaaatTTCTAAATTAAGTATGTGGGATTTCACTAAAAATGGCGCTCCAATTTAAGGAGCCAACGAGATGATTGGGCTGCAGGATGGAAAGACTATTAGTAATATAGCAACATTGAAGCGCTTACCTCTGGCACACAGGAAGCACCAGCTCACGTTGATGGGGGAAGTGAGGAGGCCGTTCCTCTTGGTGCTGCCATGACTGCTGCAGATCATGATGTGATGGGTGAGGACGACGCTGCCTGCCGCCACACAGCTATCCCCTGTGTGATAGGCCACTGGACAGCGGATACATCGCATCAGACGGCCTGAGTGGAAAGCAAAGGAAAGATGAGCAACAGGCGGCTGTATTCTTTTTTGTAGTCCATTGCTTCAGATTCAAGTTGTACTTCAACAGCTATCACTATGCAGTCTTAACACATTCAACAGGACTGGAAAAACCTTCACCTTTACTTGCTCTTTGCAAATCTCTCTCCAAGCAGCAGGTAGAACAGATGTGCTGGGGGCAGCAAAATCCTCCGCCTGGACTGCTGGTGGTGCCCAGGAGTTTCCGGACACAGTCCTCATGGTAATAACAACCACATCCAGACACAGAACAGCGCGTCACTTCCTGACCTGCCGTTTTACAGCTGAAACAGGGATGATCGCCTGGAGATGGCAAAGCACCGACTTAGCGAAAGAGCCAGATTCCTCAGCTGCGTGAAAGTGTAGATTTGTTCAGATTCACTCACCATTTCGACATTCCAAACAGATGAATCTGCCTTCAGGTTGGGCCGTCAGACCGAGGCATTCCAGGTGAAACTGTCTGTTGCAGTCACCCTCACACACTACCAGGCTCTCTCCATACGCCTCGCAGATCTACACACCGACACACAGATGTAGCTTCTAATAAAGCATAATATTccaaatttaaaattaaaagtaagAGTTTAAAAAGGAGCAGCGCTGACCTGGCAGACGGTGTCTCTCTTGTCAGTGTTGCTGTCCTGACGGGACAAACCAGAGTCCACCGACTGAGTGTCTGAGccgtctgctgcagctggactaTCAAGATTCTTACCAAATAAACCCTAAAAGTTGAGCACAAAAAGGAAAGGCCAGCTGATGAATTTTTATAAAGCACacatttttcaaaacattttccaAGTTTCGAAAACACCTCACTGCAAAAAGCTCAGAGGGATCGCAGCTATAAGGTATTGGGCTCAAATGTTAGGTGGAATATGGGATTATGTGGTTGGTGACCAAAGACATACTGAAACATTCATGTTCATTCAtgttaaaattatttatttgttttgctaCGGGGCTCTTTTCCCACACGTCTAAATTCCGGTTTGTTTTCCAGCCACTCACTTAGAGGCACGATGCAGTCCTGTTACCCCTCTCCCAACCGGGTTAGGAATGGCAGCTCTGTCTTTCACTCTTTCAACATCAGTCTAGCCCTTAATTCCAAGAATACCTGTGGATCGCTAAGTCCTCTGGAATCAGAATCAGATGTGTCTCTGTACTGAGAAGAAGCCATCTCGACATCTGTTGACGCTCTGCTTCGTTTCTTCAGAGGCTTGCAGGCATCGGATATTTCGCTGGCACCtagatggtaaaaaaaaagagcacatttTAAATGACTGCGCAAGAAATTTCATCCACAAAACCGTGCAGACGTTGCCAAAGGGTAACATCCTACCTTTCTGTGAACCGGTCCTCAGGGTGGTCTCTGGAGCAATCTCTGCCTGTGAGGTGGATAAATGTTCAATTTTGGATCATTGTGGAGatattttgattcagttttCATCTATGTTGATACTTATACTTCTGATTATACTGCTAATAATATCAGCTATCATAAATAGACAGATACCTGttcctttttggttttcttcttaGGGACGGGATCGCTTCCTCTCTCTGACTCAGACCTGCTTCTGACTGATCTCCGCTGCAACTTCCTTTCCTGGGAACCTGAAATTACATTAGAATGAtcagaaccaaaaccaacttGAATCCTGAATTCACAGAAACTGCAGGCTTGTGCTTTGCTAACCCTGCGGACTGCTGTGGTGTGATCCAGGAGAGTACATCTGCTGCATATCTCCCTCTTCGCTCTTCTGACTGGCGGGTGACCCTCTCCTGTCAtcactctcttcctctccttcatccccatcctcatcttcctcaagGCTGGGCTCAGGTTTAGCCCTGCACTCCTGCTGAAAACACCGACATCAATGGGTTACTCTCATTTATGATAACTCTGGTATGTATTCGCATCGCTGTGTTCGTCTCACCAACCTCAGGGGAGCAGTAGCCCAGGTCAGGCTGCCTGgcctctctctccactctctcctctttttcatcCGAGTCATTTTTTGGAGAGAGAGCAGCTTTTTTCTGCAGAAGAGGCCAGTCACACTTTGTTATCTCTACATTAAGCCGCTTCATGGTGATGGAGAGAGGCAGCAGTTTCCTGGCTGCTGCCGTTTTCCAGGCTCGAACTGGCGGCGGCGAGTCCTGCTGGTCTTGTACGTCACAACCTACACTCTGTTTAGGAGAGGTAGCTGAATGCTGACTCTCCCTATGGTCATCATTTGAAGCCTGAGAGTTTGTGCTGTCGTCTGTGTTCGAAACGCTGCATTGTCTGCGTGGAAGCTGTCGCCGAGGCGGCTGCTCCCTATCTGGTGACTtcacacctccctcctccttacGCACGGAGCCGCTTGAGCGCCGATTTTGTTTCTCTGCTCTAATGTTGGGCTTTTTACTGGGAGGGGCTTCATTCGGGTCTGGGTCCACGTAGATGAAGGTGTAGTTGTCAATCCGCTCCTGGCGTGTCATTACGAAGGCATCCTCAGCATGGCCCACGCCCACCTCCCACTGAGAACGCTCCCGCTGAGGAATCGGCTTCATAAgctagggggaaaaaaacataatGATTTTTTTGATTTGTTTCACAGATCCCATCTTATTTACTGAATGAGCATTAGAATATTGAGGTCACAGAATTTCACATCATTTTTGCCTTAAGATCCTCAGTGGGGGGGAATGAATCGCTACTGATGCTttgtaaataaaactgaattgaAATGAGTGCATCCTGGTTCAAAAATAACAGCCCAGTTCAAGCCACAAATTCTCCAACTGACTGGGGTCTCAGCTTTGATTCAAGTATTTCTGAGTAACTTTATTCGATTCTGGCTGGAAACCAAACCTTCTTTCAGGCTGTAGCTCTCTTGTGAACTGAATCAGATTTTTCCTGgatttttctctattttaaatTCACTGTACAAAACCTGGAAACACAAACGCTGGGTGTTTCTGGAGTACATACTTTTTGTTTCTCGACAGGGTTTGTTGCCTTGCGCAGCGTTTCTGCCTGAAGGTCTTCGAACTGCTGCTTTCCTTGATATATGACTATTCTCTTTTCGTGGATCCAGGCTCGCTCAGCAACACTACCAAAGAACTGGACATGGTACTCTCTgtgacctgcacacacacaaaaagaaccACACTCTGTGATTACCTGACCTCACTATTTTACCCAAATATTACAGGAATATTCCATGAGTGTGTTCGTACCCCTGGTGTTTATACGGGTGTGGACCTTCATCTGTGGGTCAGAAGAGACCATGCAGGGCCACCATGGATAGGTTCCCACTTTGGACCACACCAGATCTCCTATCACAAACTCCTTACAGAAGCCCGTCTCTTGAATTACGGACTGATGGTGAACCTTTGGAACCTGAAAATGGACACCAGGACAATGTATTCATCGGAAAATTAAAGCCAGAGAACAGCAAGCAACAGGTCATGCTGGCCTTGCCTTTGGTGTCTTTGGTACAGTTTTGACAGTGGTCTTCTGAGGCTTCTCTGTCTGCGGCATTTCTACGAGCTGAGGGTGCATGTTGGTGTCGTCCGGCAGGGTTAAGGTACCCGCCTGCGTTTGGCTCTGGTTCAGGCTCTGTTCTTGCACTTGCAGCTGCAGCCTTGcactctttttcctcttttccttcttccgCTCATGTCTGCGCTGTGTCTGAGAAGCTTCCTTCTTCTGAGACTCCTGAAGACACAAGACAAATAGACCCACGTGAATGCCAATTattaaatgaaaagatgaaTAACCGTGCATGCACTTCATATTCCGAAGACAGACGTGAACGCAATACCTGTAGCTCTTCGAGAAGGTCTCCGCACAGCGCAGATTCAAACAGCTCTTTTCCATTTTGATAAGTCTTTATAATTTTCAGCTTGATCTCTGGGGAACTGGTTTTCTTTAGTACCCCACCCGAGGTGTTGGACGGTGCATGTGAAGGTTGGGAGGAGGGGGTACTGTCCAcaagtgagggaggaggactAGAGGAAGGCAGGTGTAACgggggaggatgggggagggTATGGGTCATGATGTGAGGCGTCTGGGACAAGTGGTGCTGGGAGGGCGGCGGTGGAGGGCTCTGTGTGTGCGGATGGGTTTGTATATGAGGTTGGTTTGAGTGGTAGTGGTGTgcatgatggtggtggtgatgatggaggtgtGGGTGATGCGTGGACAAAGGGGGGGAGACAGGGGACAGCGGTCTCTCCTGAAGGCCGGGCCCTCTCAGGACGGTCCCTTCCCCTGGCAGGAGACCGTGCTCTCCATAGCTTCGAATTGCCCCGTAGCCGTTAGCTGAGCCGTTGGGGAACTGTGAGTACATGGAGAATTTGGCCTGTGGCTCATACAAGCCCAGACCTGGCGGGTAGCCGTTCGAGACCTGCGACATGTCCTCTGAGGCCGATGGAGGGTAGGAAAACTCTGAGTCCAGGGCAGCATCATATGAGGGTCCACCATCCTCACCCGGGTCACTGCCGGTGTCACAGGTGCCTTCCTGTCTGATGTTGGCTGAGTCAATGAGTTGAGGGGGTTGCTGAATTGTATTTCCCATGATCCCTTgcatgaaagaaaaggagaaatccATTGTTGGGCTCCTGCATCCTTAATTGTCTTTTTCTTTGACTGGACCTGTtggcacaaatacacacaaccAAAAGAGATGTTACCAACAACGATGTcactttattattaaattaaagCTGGGGTTGATCCTCTGGTTCCTGCCATTCTCGGCATGCATCTATTAATTTTCAGGTCGAGTGCATATTTCTCTGTCTTGTAATGCTTTAAATACTCCTAAATTGCACAGCTTCTAATTATGAAAATACTACTTTGTTTACAAGTTGCTCTGTGGTGGCTAATAGTAAAGACACACGTAAATCAAGACACCTCAGTGGATTGTCACTGGTTTGAGTCCAAGAGGCAGCCTGTTGAGGCATTCAAACTGTTAAAATGGTCCCTTAACAACAGTACTGTCGGAATTATCCAATAATGTGCTTCAGAGGAGCTTATTTGCCAACAAATTTGCATGTGTGACAAACAAAGTAAATGCCAGTTGGAGGGTTTTATGATTGTTAAAATATGAGACATCCTGAAAACACGCAGTCGATGCCTGGCTTGAACCCGACGTCACATCCACATACACTGCAACAAATGGTAGATTAAGTGTCGTCACAGAAACCACCTCAAAAACTTAAGCGAAACCAGTAAAAATGATAGATTAATAGTAATGAGACTATTTAGACTTTGGAAACAACATCAATCTGCAGTAGTAAAAGGTGACATACATCTGAATGATTATTTAAGAATACGTAGACAGACGGATGCATGATCACCCAATATTCTGCAATACGTGTTTTGGACTGGGGGCTTTCAAGCATCCAGATAATAGTTTTACACCCAAATCACACGCACGGATCATTCTGATGTAATTCTTCTAGAGACAAGAGACACGCAACTGTCACAAAGAAAAGTTTGCAGCGTCTACAATCTAAACCACTTATGCAGCTACTAATATCACATGTCAAAGGTTGAGGCTTTCGTGCTCACATTGGAGCCTTATCAGAGAGCAGATTTGCTCTCTCAGCTATTTTCAAAGGTTGATAACGGTGATGTAAACATCCATATGGTGTCACTCAGGGGTCAGTTGCTACATACGGCGACATGTGATACTATTTGGGGGAGATTTGGCTCACTTGGAATAAAGGCGAGTGCTTATTTGGCGATGCATGGTTATGATTTAACCTAACTGCGTCGACTAAAGTGTTTCACTCTATGATCTTTGAGCTTTCGACGGTGTTAGCTCAAAGCTACCTGCCATCAAAGGAACTCTCTTTCAATGGAGCCGAATCGTTTGTAATGTCTGTAAAACAAATCATGCGTGGGGACATTAACTCCCTTTTTTTGGACACACTTGAGTAAATGATTCGCGTTTTATTGCTGTACTGCAAAGTGCATCACACATGGAACAAGATGAAAGAGGGAGCTAGCTAATGTTGGCTAGGCTAACATTCCATTACCAATATGGCTGCCTTTGCCCCTTTAAATCAAATTGTCTGGCTTGGTTTTTACCCCCATCACTGAGTGTTAAGTGAGAAATACTCCTGAAAAGAAGCTATTAATAGTGGGGAAAGGGCCCCGTCCGGAAACGGCAACAACAGGCATTAAACAGCGGCGGCAGCGGTGGAAAACACGCTGAGCGCTAAAGAACCAGCAAAGGAAGCagcacagattttttttttaagccgAGTCGAAAGATGCAGGGGAATAAAAGATGTCAATACCTTCAGCGTGTCCCATTCTAAACACATACACCAGCCAGCAACGTTTCCTCGTATAAActataagaaaaaaaatattatttttttttactgcgaTAGTGATAAAAACGcaggccttttcttttttcggTTTAACGCAATTctcaacagagaggaggaggaggaggtgttacGGTACTGGTCGCTGCCCAATCCCAAAGCTTGGCTCTTCCTCAATGTAGGGGCTGGAGCACTTAGTGAAAACCCCGCTGGAGACAGATCCGTTGGATTCTCCCCCCCTCCGGTGTGCAGTGGTCTTGATAATAAACTCTAGCTCATTCTTTCTCCGCTCCCAAAAAGCGCCTCTTCTCCCGGCCAGGCCCGCTCCGTCTCCAGCCCGGAGAAAGAATAACAAGATCCGGACCCGAGGGGTTACCGAGGGTGTGTAATGTCAGCTCCGATTTTGCTGTTTGGAGATAACTCATTACAACCAAGAGTAAAACGAAGAATAAActcaaaagcacacacacacacgcacaaaaaaaaacacatctgccCGGAATGAAAGTCACACCTACGGAGAATTGAAAGAGGAAATCCGTctatcttaaaaaaaaaaaaaaaaagaggatgagTATTTATAACACAAAcgcatcattttttttattgacgTCATCAAGGTGCTTTTTGGGGACTGTTGTTAAGCGctggaaaagaagaaactttAACAGTAAAATCCCACCCGACCACAACAGGGCACAGATGCGGTAGCGACGCTTAATCCGCCCTGATGGGCTTCGCCACGCCTCCTCGCCATATCTGCACCACGAAGCCTGAAACACCAGGACGCGACCTCTCACTCTCGCACTGTTTCCCGGCGCGATCCCTTTGgctgtttattgttgttgttccgCATAAAACAACTATGCAACATAATGATCAAATCCAAACCTGTTAGAGACAGTTCAACACTTTGGAATTCTGTATCTGGACCTTTCACGCGGGATAATTTATAGTTTAGTTCATCTGATGGTTGGTTATAACCTTATGGATGTCAGTGATTGTGATGCACTAAACGGGGCAACACAATTTGGGAAATCTCTGGGTTTGGTGTTCAGCATAGCAAGTTATTTTTTTACACCTCGCATTTTAAATGTGATGACCGGGGTTGCATATCTGGTACGAGCTTTGATGTGGAAATAATGGTGGGTTTGGGTAAATTCAAAACTAACCTGAGTAAGCGGTCATTCACAACATACGATCTTTGGCGGAGACGTCCACAACAGTGACACACGTACGGTTTGACCTTAACAGTGCAGCTGCGCTCGCGACCACTGCGCTCGTTGTAGCCGTAGCTGAGCCgcagaacaacaaaaaacatcatAGATGCTTTTGGCACTTCAGGAAGAGTCGGTTTCTTCTCGCCACATTACCTCGGTAGATTGTCGTGGATGGATTATTTCATTTACGGATCACGGACAAGTCTTTTAGCATCGGCTACCACAGCGCCGCCATTGACGCAGGAGGTTGGTGAGCTCGTCATCCAGTAACTGCCATTTCATTAGCTAGCTTAGCTGATAGCATGCTAGCGTTTGCCCGGATGGGCTAGTTGTGGTGGGGTTGCTAGCCCAGTGCTAGCGGCTAAAAATACCGCCTATACCCAAACAGCAGCACGTATCCGCTTCTGTATTCGTAatttcccccctcttttgtgtaaatcaaCATTAGGATTTGTCATACCGTGACTTTTTACACACTTGCAATGGATTGCATTGATTCCAATGACGACCCTTCAGCTTTATACAGTATTACATACTTGTCACTAACGCTAAACAGTGTACATTAAGTGCACCTATGTGTGAATCAAATAGGTTCCAGATTTAGAGTAATTAGGATTAATCGTAATGAGAAAACTCTTCATTTGTCACGTGTCCGGTATGTGTCATGCTATCTCAGCTTACTTAAGTGTTGCATAATAGATGACTGTCATGGTGCGCGCTTCTACACATTGTTGTGGTCTTTCAATTTCCACCAAGTTGGCAAGCGTTTATTCGACACAAATACAACTAGCGACTGTTCCTCGAGTTGTACTTTTCCACCGCCAAAGGAGCGAACTGTAACCCGACACCTGACCGGCTTCCTTCCCTCTGCTTCTCCAGAAAGCTCCCATCTGGTCCTGCAATGGCTGTCTTCAGTCACCAGGTGCTCCTCGCAGTGACGAGATCAAGGTAAGGGTGTTACCTTCATGATAACACGGTGTTGTTATTGAGCAAAAGGCAATTTGGGATCGCTGCTTCATGTAATTGAGGGATCATGTCATTAGATGGCAGAATCGTCATTTTCAAGCCTTTCCAATTTTCCTTGGCCCTATTTTGTAGGTTCAGTACTTGACAACTAAAGCCAGAATACATTTCAGCATCATGTTAAAAAATATCTGCACGTCCTCACGTTTTATGCGTTACTTGTTTCCCTAAGTTTATCTTCTTTCATTCTGCAGGGGATCGCATCTGTTGTCCAAGAGGCACaactgctgctctctgccttcTAAAGCTTATCTCCACATAGACCCCCCCCGACACATCTCGCCCTCACTTGTGCGCAGGCACCCCCGCCATGGCTATCCCCACACTTACCGGGGCCACAGCGTCGGCCACGGCCACAACTCCGCCCTGCTCGCCCGCTGTCTACACAACTCAGGTGTTTGGtttcaaaatattaaagaaGATAGTAAGACCCCTCCACCAGATACCCAGGATTCTACCCTGGGGGTGAAAAATGACTCTGTGGCTGATCCACCCCAGTCGGAACCTCCCGCCCCGGCATCCACCACCAGCACAGCGGCCGCTGTTCCTCCTGTGAAGGAGAGGGCGGTTGTAAAAAAGCCTCTGTATCAGAGAGTTGTTGATGAGCTGAAGCATTATTACAACGGCTTCCGGCTACTTGGTATTGACATCAAGATCGCAGGCAGGATGGTGTGGAGGCTGCTGCACGGACAACTGCTAACGCGCcgggagaggagaagggtgaGAGTTTATTTGTCTGGTAGCTCATTTTGAGTGGCTTCTTCAAATGTTTGGTTGTTCCCTGTTTGTCTTCTACTGGCCTTGGGGCAACGTGTTTGTTCCGTAGGCAGATTGGTGTTGGATGGTTTTTGACATCGAGACAATGGTAGCTTAAGATCCTTTAGTCCTCCTGTTAACTGGGTTGGGTTCTTTGTCCTCCTGGAGTATCTGGACGTACGGTGCTTCAGGCCCTGCTAGGCCAGAGCATGGGCATGTCATCATCATGTTGTAGTGTTCACTGCACCCTGAGTAAGGGTTTGACATGGCCTTTGGGATACAAGGAACACAGTTCTGGAGCCCCACCAGAGACAAACCAAATCCATTTTGACTACTGGATGGTGACACCTGCTGTCAGACTGAAACCTATAAAAGAAACTCTTGGAAATATGCAGCCAGTTGTAATCATACTAGTACAATTGCAACAGTTTTTAGTGCTTTTGTGACCTTAGACCAACTCTGAGCGTTGATGATGCGTATGACCTCAATCATGAGACCTTATCTGTCAGATACACTGGAGACAATGTTATGGCCTGATAATATATGGCTGCCATGGAGACGTGGAACATCGTCATGTGACCGCTGACAGAAGAAAGAATTTAGAGATCACTACTGTCTGCTCAAATATAGATAAATGCTAAAGGAGCTGATAAGATGGCAGCCATAACATTCTATAGGTGATCTCAGACCTcataaaacaaacatcagcaaTTAGGTGTGAATGCCTGGAAAACCAGAGAAGTCTTTATCAGGGAGAAAAGCCAGACTGGGTTATTTTTGGAGAGTGCTAAAGATATAACTGGTTATCTAAGTCAGCGTTTGTTTCTGTTTGTAGCTGATGAGGACCTGCGCTGACCTGTTCCGCCTGGTGCCCTTCATGGTCTTCCTCATTGTTCCGTTCATGGAGTTCCTTCTCCCAGTCTTCCTCAAGCTCTTCCCAGAGATGTTGCCTTCCACCTTTGAGACGGAGTCGAAAAaggcacgtacacacacacacacacacacacacacacacacacacacacgtgtgcacagcTGCCTGAACAATTTTGTGTCAGACTTATTTTGATGATGTAATTTGACAGATATGGTTGTCAGTCCTGTGCTCTATGACCAGGGACTTTAGAGGTCTAATATTACAACTCCAAATATAAAATACACACGGGTGTGTTTTAAATATCCAGCTGCTCACTTTACCAGGCACTATCTTATTGTGAAACTGTTTTTATCTCTGTTACGACCCAAAAAATCCTTTCTTCAGTTCTATTTACCATGGAACTTTCCTGAATAAAAACCTGTATAACGTATATATCTTTATTCATCTcttgcaggaggagaaacagaagaagGGTCTGGCGGCTAAACTGGAGCTCGCCAAGTTCCTCCAAGAGACCATCGCTGAGATGGCTCGGAGGAATAAAGCCAAAGCTCAGACGGAGGACGAAACCCAGAGATTCTCCACGTTCGTTCAGAGGGTAAGTTTCAGCTCGCCATATTGCTTGTTGGCGAGGTAGTGAGCAAACGGTGAAATTCCGTTTAGTGGTggttttgtggggggggggggggttgaaagtCTGATCCTGCCCtcagtgttttcagatgtgCTGTTATGTGTCTCTGCCAGGTACGGGGTACAGGCGAGCAGCCCACAACTAAAGACATCGTACGATTCTCCAAGTTGTTTGAGGACGAGCTGACGCTGGAGCACCTGGAGCGCCCCCAGCTGGTGGCTCTCTGTAAACTGTTGGAGCTGCAGCCCATCGGCACCAACAACCTGCTCCGTTTTCAGCTGATGATGAAACTGAGAACCATCAAGTCAGACGATGAGGTGAGATGGTGGTTTTAAAGGACGCTGCAGACCCACTGCAGACCCTTTTTAAAGTTGCCTTCACTGTCTCTGGAACATATCACAGATGATTGCAGCTGAGGGGGTGGCAGCTATGAGCGTGTCAGAGCTACAGGCTGCGTGTCGAACTCGGGGGATGAGATCTCTGGGTCTCACCACCGATCAGCTCCGTCTGCAGATGCAGCAGGTGAGCACAGTCCTGACGAGATTTAGTCTTTAACGACGGCATTCAAGCAGTTGTTTCcttttgaacaaaataaattGGGGGAAAACGTAGTAATATGCATTGTGCAAACAATGTCCCACTGACAGTGGCTGGACCTGCACCTGAAGGAGAACGTTCCTCcgtcactgctgctgctctccagagCCATGTATCTGACTGACATTAAGCCCAAAGCCCCCATCATCCCGCCCGTTCCGAAAGTGGAGGTATGAGCCATTACGGTGTATTTCAGCATTACTCCCCTGAATAATCAGAGTCG is part of the Takifugu rubripes chromosome 21, fTakRub1.2, whole genome shotgun sequence genome and encodes:
- the nsd3 gene encoding histone-lysine N-methyltransferase NSD3 isoform X4; this encodes MDFSFSFMQGIMGNTIQQPPQLIDSANIRQEGTCDTGSDPGEDGGPSYDAALDSEFSYPPSASEDMSQVSNGYPPGLGLYEPQAKFSMYSQFPNGSANGYGAIRSYGEHGLLPGEGTVLRGPGLQERPLSPVSPPLSTHHPHLHHHHHHHAHHYHSNQPHIQTHPHTQSPPPPPSQHHLSQTPHIMTHTLPHPPPLHLPSSSPPPSLVDSTPSSQPSHAPSNTSGGVLKKTSSPEIKLKIIKTYQNGKELFESALCGDLLEELQESQKKEASQTQRRHERKKEKRKKSARLQLQVQEQSLNQSQTQAGTLTLPDDTNMHPQLVEMPQTEKPQKTTVKTVPKTPKVPKVHHQSVIQETGFCKEFVIGDLVWSKVGTYPWWPCMVSSDPQMKVHTRINTRGHREYHVQFFGSVAERAWIHEKRIVIYQGKQQFEDLQAETLRKATNPVEKQKLMKPIPQRERSQWEVGVGHAEDAFVMTRQERIDNYTFIYVDPDPNEAPPSKKPNIRAEKQNRRSSGSVRKEEGGVKSPDREQPPRRQLPRRQCSVSNTDDSTNSQASNDDHRESQHSATSPKQSVGCDVQDQQDSPPPVRAWKTAAARKLLPLSITMKRLNVEITKCDWPLLQKKAALSPKNDSDEKEERVEREARQPDLGYCSPEQECRAKPEPSLEEDEDGDEGEEESDDRRGSPASQKSEEGDMQQMYSPGSHHSSPQGSQERKLQRRSVRSRSESERGSDPVPKKKTKKEQAEIAPETTLRTGSQKGASEISDACKPLKKRSRASTDVEMASSQYRDTSDSDSRGLSDPQGLFGKNLDSPAAADGSDTQSVDSGLSRQDSNTDKRDTVCQICEAYGESLVVCEGDCNRQFHLECLGLTAQPEGRFICLECRNGDHPCFSCKTAGQEVTRCSVSGCGCYYHEDCVRKLLGTTSSPGGGFCCPQHICSTCCLERDLQRASKGRLMRCIRCPVAYHTGDSCVAAGSVVLTHHIMICSSHGSTKRNGLLTSPINVSWCFLCARGGKLLCCDSCPASFHPECLEMEMPEGPWSCSDCRTGKKPHYKQIVWVKLGNYRWWPAEICNPRLVPSNIQSLRHDIGDFPVFFFGSHDYYWINQGRVFPYVESDKNFVTGQININKTFKKALEEAARRFQELKAQRESREALEQERNSRKPPPYKFIKSNKPVGKVQMHVADLSEIQRCNCRPTDEHPCGLHSQCLNRMLQYECHPQVCPAGDNCENQGFTKRLYAETEVVKTADRGWGLKANQPLKKGEFVTEYVGEVIDAEECQQRIKRAHENHMTNFYMLTLTKDRVIDAAQKGNLSRFINHSCSPNCETQKWTVNGDVHIGLFALCDIDAGTELTFNYNLHCVGNRRTTCNCGSDNCSGFLGVQPTSAVVLEKEEKARNAKLKPKKRKLRLEGKHTHEYYCFCCGEGGELVMCDRKDCPKAYHLLCLNLTKPPYGRWECPWHDCTICSAPASSSCDFCPRSFCQEHEEGALTSSSLEGRLCCSSHDPASPLGSNSCSTQPHCSTSSPLRVKEEPETETDPMAAE
- the nsd3 gene encoding histone-lysine N-methyltransferase NSD3 isoform X3, which translates into the protein MDFSFSFMQGIMGNTIQQPPQLIDSANIRQEGTCDTGSDPGEDGGPSYDAALDSEFSYPPSASEDMSQVSNGYPPGLGLYEPQAKFSMYSQFPNGSANGYGAIRSYGEHGLLPGEGTVLRGPGLQERPLSPVSPPLSTHHPHLHHHHHHHAHHYHSNQPHIQTHPHTQSPPPPPSQHHLSQTPHIMTHTLPHPPPLHLPSSSPPPSLVDSTPSSQPSHAPSNTSGGVLKKTSSPEIKLKIIKTYQNGKELFESALCGDLLEELQESQKKEASQTQRRHERKKEKRKKSARLQLQVQEQSLNQSQTQAGTLTLPDDTNMHPQLVEMPQTEKPQKTTVKTVPKTPKVPKVHHQSVIQETGFCKEFVIGDLVWSKVGTYPWWPCMVSSDPQMKVHTRINTRGHREYHVQFFGSVAERAWIHEKRIVIYQGKQQFEDLQAETLRKATNPVEKQKLMKPIPQRERSQWEVGVGHAEDAFVMTRQERIDNYTFIYVDPDPNEAPPSKKPNIRAEKQNRRSSGSVRKEEGGVKSPDREQPPRRQLPRRQCSVSNTDDSTNSQASNDDHRESQHSATSPKQSVGCDVQDQQDSPPPVRAWKTAAARKLLPLSITMKRLNVEITKCDWPLLQKKAALSPKNDSDEKEERVEREARQPDLGYCSPEQECRAKPEPSLEEDEDGDEGEEESDDRRGSPASQKSEEGDMQQMYSPGSHHSSPQGSQERKLQRRSVRSRSESERGSDPVPKKKTKKEQAEIAPETTLRTGSQKGASEISDACKPLKKRSRASTDVEMASSQYRDTSDSDSRGLSDPQGLFGKNLDSPAAADGSDTQSVDSGLSRQDSNTDKRDTVCQICEAYGESLVVCEGDCNRQFHLECLGLTAQPEGRFICLECRNGDHPCFSCKTAGQEVTRCSVSGCGCYYHEDCVRKLLGTTSSPGGGFCCPQHICSTCCLERDLQRASKGRLMRCIRCPVAYHTGDSCVAAGSVVLTHHIMICSSHGSTKRNGLLTSPINVSWCFLCARATKKNVGKGGKLLCCDSCPASFHPECLEMEMPEGPWSCSDCRTGKKPHYKQIVWVKLGNYRWWPAEICNPRLVPSNIQSLRHDIGDFPVFFFGSHDYYWINQGRVFPYVESDKNFVTGQININKTFKKALEEAARRFQELKAQRESREALEQERNSRKPPPYKFIKSNKPVGKVQMHVADLSEIQRCNCRPTDEHPCGLHSQCLNRMLQYECHPQVCPAGDNCENQGFTKRLYAETEVVKTADRGWGLKANQPLKKGEFVTEYVGEVIDAEECQQRIKRAHENHMTNFYMLTLTKDRVIDAAQKGNLSRFINHSCSPNCETQKWTVNGDVHIGLFALCDIDAGTELTFNYNLHCVGNRRTTCNCGSDNCSGFLGVQPTSAVVLEKEEKARNAKLKPKKRKLRLEGKHTHEYYCFCCGEGGELVMCDRKDCPKAYHLLCLNLTKPPYGRWECPWHDCTICSAPASSSCDFCPRSFCQEHEEGALTSSSLEGRLCCSSHDPASPLGSNSCSTQPHCSTSSPLRVKEEPETETDPMAAE